The genomic window TGCCTTCAATCCCTCATTGCACGCATCGTTGACGGCCGTCATCTGCACAAACCACCCCCGTGGCATGTAAGCAAAAAGCGGAGTTACCGTCGACCAGCCCGAAACAAAGCATCGGTATGTATTGGAACACTGCGCCTGGCATGGTATGCACATATTCGGCAAATAGCACTCGGCGGGGACACATTCACGATCGCCCGTCTGTTTGCAGCGGGCACCCAGCCGTATTTTGTGTGACGGAAGTGTTCAGGATCCGTGAATCACGCCGCTCACTATCGTGGCTCAAACACAGTGACATCTGGTTTTGGCCTTCTAGAAGCCTAAGCCACCAGCACCGCCCACTGCGCCAGGACAAACCTCACCCTACAGAGGTCGACTGAACGCTGCCACAGGGTCAGTTCGACGTCGTCATTTCCGCTGCATGCCGGATCTCGCTAAGCCGCTGCTTCACCACGCTTTAGCTGCGGTATTTGCTGGCAATACGCATCAGCCTCTTCAAGCAGCCATTCGCGAAACGTGCTCATGCCACGATGATCTTCCGAGCGCGGCGGGTAAACGAGGTAATACGCCTCCGGCTCGGCGACGGGCAAGTAACGGTCGCCCAGTACCACCAATCTGCCTGCGTCGATCAGCGACTTGGACGTCACCAGACGGCCCATCGCCACGCCAAGCCCTTCAAGCGCGGCATGACGCAAGGCGTCCACCGTGTCCACATGCGCTACATAGCGACGAGGCAACTTGCCGCCGTAGTGGGCAAACCAATCGTTCCAGCGATTGTTCGGGTTGGGGTCGCCGAGCAATGGCCAACTCGCGAGGTCGAGCGGGTCGGCACCAGCCATGCGTTCGACCAGCTCCGGTGCCGCCACCGGAGCGATCCATTCTCCAAACAGGCGTTCACTGCGCAGCCCCTGCCATGCGCCTTTTCCGTAGCGAACGGCGGCGTCCACCGCTTCCCGTTCGAAATTCACCAGTGCGGAACTCGACTGCAGATTGAGCTCCAACTCCGGATGTCCGGCAAGCAGGCGGGGTAAGCGCGGCATAAGCCAGCTGGAGATGATGCCGGGACTGGCACTGAGGGTAAGCGCGTCATGACGCCGCTCGCGGTAACGCGACAATGCGTGTTCGATGCCGTCGAAATGTTCGCCGACGGCTTCGAGCAGGCCGCAACCTTCAACGGTCAAGGTCACGCCGCGAGGACCACGTTCGAAGAGGCGTCGCTCAAGCCGGTCTTCCAGCTGGCGCATCTGATGACTCAGCGCGCTGACGGTAAGGTTGGCCTGCGCGGCAGCGCGCGACAGATTACCCAGTCGCGCCACTTGTACGAATTGCTGCAAAAGACTGAGTGGAACCCTGCTCATCTTGAATATCCCTCAAACCTGCCTTGTAAATATATCGCTTTTGCCTGCCAGGGACCCCCATTACCTTGAGCACACCCCAACACCGATCAGGAACCCGCCATGCGTTCGCCATGGGTCGATTTGCTGTTCCTTCATGGCCATGCCACCCCTACCAAGCTGGCATGGCGCCCGGATGCGCCGGCCTGTCGCTGCAAGACTGGGCAGGTGGAAGTGGACGTCGCCCAATTGCCGTTGCCCACTTGCACGGAACACCAGCCGGACTGCACCCCCAGCCCGGCTTGATTACGGCTGACAGGGACCTACCTCGGAGAGATCATGTGCTGAAACCCCGGCACATCCATCCCCGCCATTCGAGGATCTCTCCATGCAGCACCGTCAACTGGGCCGCTCCAGCCTTTCCGTCGCTCCCCTCGCCTTCGGCGGCAACGTGTTCGGCTGGAGCGTGGACGAACAACGTTCCTTTGAACTGCTCGATGCCTTCGTCGACGCCGGCTTCAATCTGATCGATACCGCAGATGTCTATTCCGCATGGGCTCCCGGCAATCGCGGCGGCGAATCGGAAACCATCATCGGCAAGTGGCTCAAGCGCAGCGGCAAGCGCGACAAGGTGGTCATCGCCACCAAAGTCGGCAAATGGGTGGAGCACACCGGCCTCTCGCCCATGAACATTCACGAAGCGGTTGAAGGTTCGCTCCAGCGCCTGCAGACCGATCGTATCGATCTGTATCAATCGCATGCGGACGATGCCACGGTGCCTTTGAGCGAAACGCTCGGCGCTTTCGCGCGCCTGATCGAGCAAGGCAAGGTACGCGTCATCGGCGCCTCCAACTACAA from Dyella caseinilytica includes these protein-coding regions:
- a CDS encoding LysR substrate-binding domain-containing protein, producing the protein MSRVPLSLLQQFVQVARLGNLSRAAAQANLTVSALSHQMRQLEDRLERRLFERGPRGVTLTVEGCGLLEAVGEHFDGIEHALSRYRERRHDALTLSASPGIISSWLMPRLPRLLAGHPELELNLQSSSALVNFEREAVDAAVRYGKGAWQGLRSERLFGEWIAPVAAPELVERMAGADPLDLASWPLLGDPNPNNRWNDWFAHYGGKLPRRYVAHVDTVDALRHAALEGLGVAMGRLVTSKSLIDAGRLVVLGDRYLPVAEPEAYYLVYPPRSEDHRGMSTFREWLLEEADAYCQQIPQLKRGEAAA